The Leishmania major strain Friedlin complete genome, chromosome 23 genome has a segment encoding these proteins:
- the SHERP gene encoding small hydrophilic endoplasmic reticulum-associated protein (sherp) yields the protein MDQETRDQMKNAAAEAKDNVHDKIQELKDDVGNKAAEVRDAVSSTVESIKDKLSGGS from the coding sequence ATGGACCAGGAGACAAGGGACCAGATGAAaaacgccgcggcggaggcgaaggacaATGTGCACGACAAGATCCAGGAGCTGAAGGACGATGTGGGGAACAAGGCTGCAGAGGTCCGTGACGCAGTGAGCAGCACGGTTGAGAGCATCAAGGACAAGCTAAGCGGTGGCTCGTAA
- the HASPA1 gene encoding hydrophilic acylated surface protein a, translated as MGSSCTKDSAKEPQKSAGNIDTTTRSDEKDGVLVQQNDGDVQKKSEDGDNVGEGGKGNEDGNDDQPKEHAAGN; from the coding sequence ATGGGAAGCTCTTGCACGAAGGACTCCGCAAAGGAGCCCCAGAAAAGTGCGGGTAACATCGATACGACCACTCGAAGCGATGAGAAGGACGGCGTCCTTGTGCAGCAGAACGACGGGGATGtgcagaagaagagcgaaGATGGAGACAacgtgggagagggaggcaaggGCAATGAGGATGGTAACGATGATCAGCCGAAGGAGCACGCTGCCGGCAACTAG
- the HASPB2 gene encoding hydrophilic acylated surface protein b, whose product MGSSCTKDSAKEPQKSADKIKSTNETNQGGNASGSRKSAGGRTNEYDPKDDGFTPNNEDRCPKEDGHTGKNDDGGPKEDGHAPKNDDHAPKEDGHAPKNDDHAPKEDGHAPKNDDHAPKEDGHAPKNDDHAPKEDGHAPKNDGDVQKKSEDGDNVGEGGKGNEDGNDDQPKEHAAGN is encoded by the coding sequence ATGGGAAGCTCTTGCACGAAGGACTCCGCAAAGGAGCCCCAGAAAAGTGCGGATAAGATCAAGAGTACCAATGAGACCAACCAGGGAGGGAATGCGAGTGGCTCCCGGAAGAGCGCCGGCGGTCGGACCAACGAATATGACCCGAAGGATGATGGCTTCACGCCGAACAACGAAGACCGTTGCCCGAAGGAGGATGGCCATACAGGGAAGAACGACGACGGTGGCCCGAAGGAGGATGGCCATGCGCCGAAGAACGATGACCATGCCCCGAAGGAGGATGGCCATGCGCCGAAGAACGATGACCATGCCCCGAAGGAGGATGGCCATGCGCCGAAGAACGATGACCATGCCCCGAAGGAGGATGGCCATGCGCCGAAGAACGATGACCATGCCCCGAAGGAGGATGGCCATGCGCCGAAGAACGACGGGGATGtgcagaagaagagcgaaGATGGAGACAacgtgggagagggaggcaaggGCAATGAGGATGGTAACGATGATCAGCCGAAGGAGCACGCTGCCGGCAACTAG